From Etheostoma cragini isolate CJK2018 chromosome 10, CSU_Ecrag_1.0, whole genome shotgun sequence, the proteins below share one genomic window:
- the rlim gene encoding E3 ubiquitin-protein ligase RLIM isoform X2: MEGSDSLEQNGSDQPESQRRRQLDRLDREEAFYQFVNNLSDEDYRLMRDNNLLGTPGEVTEDELFSRLQQIKDGPEQQNNSTSAPSTESGEDPVEPPENTEDPANGDSLLDWLNTVRRTGNTTRTGHRGNQSWRAVSQTNPNSGDFRFSLEISVNRNLAEQQAAAEGEQESPQESPEGQEGVASAEPQEAIAEPQEAIAEPQVENAEPEVENAEPEVPMDTEVVEEPVIEELAVTVEQEPEPELEEVVSQEILGEPPSSPAALPVQPPLSPSPRRGQRRARSRSPEPRRTRARTARSRSPLNLDQLDGLPNPRHAHSSQSMNSATIAPPVSQVEGSSRTRQHVLSRQSAADSDVQPSRASAETVPEVQNMGPQEGEAAGGEGGAAGRRPPTIMLDLQVRRVRPGEYRQRDSIASRTRSRSQNSNNTFLYESERGGFRRTFSRSERAGVRTYVSTIRIPIRRISDAGLGEATSMALQSMIRQIMTGFGELGYLMDSDSDSSDSNRGANTPADLAEALNNPDAATPPAAASAPVADVVEPPLAAGVRARTAEADIDEGLATAPPASGGRARPRPPISLEEPSTLPFLRLAHFFLLNDDDEDQPQGLTKEQIDNLSMRNFGETDALKTCSVCITEYAEGNKLRKLPCSHEYHVHCIDRWLSENSTCPICRRAVLISANRESVV, encoded by the exons ATGGAAGGGTCTGACAGTTTAGAGCAAAATGGCAGTGACCAGCCAGAGTCACAGCGCAGAAGGCAGCTGGACCGCCTGGACAGGGAAGAGGCCTTCTACCAGTTTGTTAACAATCTCAGTGATGAGGACTATCGTCTCATGAGAGACAACAATcttttgggcaccccag GAGAGGTAACAGAGGATGAGCTGTTTAGTAGACTACAGCAAATCAAGGATGGTCCAGAACAGCAGAATAACAGTACTAGTGCCCCCAGTACTGAAAGTGGAGAAGATCCAGTTG AACCACCAGAAAACACTGAGGATCCTGCCAATGGGGATAGTCTCTTAGACTGGTTAAATACAGTGAGGCGTACAGGCAACACAACTAGAACTGGTCATCGTGGAAACCAGTCATGGCGAGCTGTAAGCCAGACCAACCCAAACAGTGGCGATTTTCGCTTTAGCCTGGAAATCAGCGTGAATCGCAACCTGGCTGAACAGCAGGCTGCTGCTGAAGGTGAGCAGGAGTCTCCCCAGGAGTCTCCAGAGGGTCAAGAAGGGGTAGCAAGTGCTGAACCACAGGAGGCAATTGCTGAACCACAGGAGGCAATTGCTGAACCACAGGTGGAAAATGCGGAACCAGAGGTGGAAAATGCTGAACCAGAG GTGCCCATGGATACGGAAGTGGTAGAAGAACCAGTTATAGAGGAGTTGGCTGTCACAGTGGAGCAAGAACCAGAGCCTGAATTAGAAGAAGTTGTTTCACAAGAGATTTTAGGAGAACCTCCCAGCTCACCTGCCGCCCTGCCGGTACAACCCCCACTTTCTCCTTCTCCACGCAGAGGACAAAGACGAGCCCGCAGCCGCAGTCCAGAACCACGCAGGACTAGGGCCCGTACAGCCAGGAGCCGTTCCCCTCTCAACCTGGATCAGCTGGATGGTCTCCCTAATCCACGTCATGCACACAGCTCTCAAAGCATGAACTCTGCCACCATTGCTCCCCCTGTGTCTCAAGTAGAGGGCAGTTCTCGGACTCGACAACATGTTCTTTCTAGGCAAAGCGCTGCTGACAGTGATGTTCAGCCATCTAGGGCTAGTGCAGAAACGGTCCCAGAGGTCCAAAATATGGGACCTCAAGAAGGAGAAGCTGCTGGGGGTGAAGGGGGTGCAGCGGGGCGCCGCCCCCCTACTATTATGCTTGATCTCCAGGTGCGTCGTGTGCGTCCCGGCGAATATCGCCAAAGAGACAGCATTGCTAGCCGCACCCGCTCGCGATCCCAGAActcaaacaacacatttctttatgAGAGTGAGCGTGGTGGATTTCGTAGGACTTTCTCACGCTCTGAACGTGCTGGTGTGAGGACCTACGTCAGCACAATACGAATCCCTATACGAAGAATCTCTGATGCAGGTTTGGGAGAGGCAACCTCAATGGCTCTTCAATCTATGATTAGACAGATCATGACTGGTTTTGGTGAACTTGGCTACCTCATGGATTCAGACTCTGATTCTTCAGATTCAAACCGTGGTGCCAACACACCTGCGGATCTGGCTGAAGCCCTCAACAACCCAGATGCTGCtactcctcctgctgctgcttctgctcctGTTGCCGATGTTGTTGAACCACCTCTGGCTGCAGGAGTTAGAGCAAGGACAGCAGAGGCTGATATTGACGAGGGCCTTGCTACTGCTCCACCTGCTTCAGGTGGCAGGGCTCGACCTAGACCACCTATAAGCCTAGAGGAGCCCAGCACGCTGCCCTTCCTGCGGCTTGCCCACTTCTTCCTCCTAAATGATGACGATGAGGACCAGCCCCAAGGGCTGACTAAAGAGCAGATTGACAACCTCTCAATGCGCAACTTTGGTGAGACTGATGCCTTGAAAACTTGCAGTGTCTGCATAACAGAATACGCTGAAGGTAACAAGCTACGAAAGCTGCCCTGCTCTCATGAGTACCACGTGCACTGCATTGATCGCTGGCTATCCGAAAACTCTACTTGTCCCATCTGCCGCAGGGCTGTCTTGATATCGGCCAACCGAGAGAGCGTGGTGTAG
- the rlim gene encoding E3 ubiquitin-protein ligase RLIM isoform X1, whose translation MEGSDSLEQNGSDQPESQRRRQLDRLDREEAFYQFVNNLSDEDYRLMRDNNLLGTPGEVTEDELFSRLQQIKDGPEQQNNSTSAPSTESGEDPVEPPENTEDPANGDSLLDWLNTVRRTGNTTRTGHRGNQSWRAVSQTNPNSGDFRFSLEISVNRNLAEQQAAAEGEQESPQESPEGQEGVASAEPQEAIAEPQEAIAEPQVENAEPEVENAEPEVENAEPEVENAEPEVPMDTEVVEEPVIEELAVTVEQEPEPELEEVVSQEILGEPPSSPAALPVQPPLSPSPRRGQRRARSRSPEPRRTRARTARSRSPLNLDQLDGLPNPRHAHSSQSMNSATIAPPVSQVEGSSRTRQHVLSRQSAADSDVQPSRASAETVPEVQNMGPQEGEAAGGEGGAAGRRPPTIMLDLQVRRVRPGEYRQRDSIASRTRSRSQNSNNTFLYESERGGFRRTFSRSERAGVRTYVSTIRIPIRRISDAGLGEATSMALQSMIRQIMTGFGELGYLMDSDSDSSDSNRGANTPADLAEALNNPDAATPPAAASAPVADVVEPPLAAGVRARTAEADIDEGLATAPPASGGRARPRPPISLEEPSTLPFLRLAHFFLLNDDDEDQPQGLTKEQIDNLSMRNFGETDALKTCSVCITEYAEGNKLRKLPCSHEYHVHCIDRWLSENSTCPICRRAVLISANRESVV comes from the exons ATGGAAGGGTCTGACAGTTTAGAGCAAAATGGCAGTGACCAGCCAGAGTCACAGCGCAGAAGGCAGCTGGACCGCCTGGACAGGGAAGAGGCCTTCTACCAGTTTGTTAACAATCTCAGTGATGAGGACTATCGTCTCATGAGAGACAACAATcttttgggcaccccag GAGAGGTAACAGAGGATGAGCTGTTTAGTAGACTACAGCAAATCAAGGATGGTCCAGAACAGCAGAATAACAGTACTAGTGCCCCCAGTACTGAAAGTGGAGAAGATCCAGTTG AACCACCAGAAAACACTGAGGATCCTGCCAATGGGGATAGTCTCTTAGACTGGTTAAATACAGTGAGGCGTACAGGCAACACAACTAGAACTGGTCATCGTGGAAACCAGTCATGGCGAGCTGTAAGCCAGACCAACCCAAACAGTGGCGATTTTCGCTTTAGCCTGGAAATCAGCGTGAATCGCAACCTGGCTGAACAGCAGGCTGCTGCTGAAGGTGAGCAGGAGTCTCCCCAGGAGTCTCCAGAGGGTCAAGAAGGGGTAGCAAGTGCTGAACCACAGGAGGCAATTGCTGAACCACAGGAGGCAATTGCTGAACCACAGGTGGAAAATGCGGAACCAGAGGTGGAAAATGCTGAACCAGAGGTGGAAAATGCTGAACCAGAAGTGGAAAATGCTGAACCAGAGGTGCCCATGGATACGGAAGTGGTAGAAGAACCAGTTATAGAGGAGTTGGCTGTCACAGTGGAGCAAGAACCAGAGCCTGAATTAGAAGAAGTTGTTTCACAAGAGATTTTAGGAGAACCTCCCAGCTCACCTGCCGCCCTGCCGGTACAACCCCCACTTTCTCCTTCTCCACGCAGAGGACAAAGACGAGCCCGCAGCCGCAGTCCAGAACCACGCAGGACTAGGGCCCGTACAGCCAGGAGCCGTTCCCCTCTCAACCTGGATCAGCTGGATGGTCTCCCTAATCCACGTCATGCACACAGCTCTCAAAGCATGAACTCTGCCACCATTGCTCCCCCTGTGTCTCAAGTAGAGGGCAGTTCTCGGACTCGACAACATGTTCTTTCTAGGCAAAGCGCTGCTGACAGTGATGTTCAGCCATCTAGGGCTAGTGCAGAAACGGTCCCAGAGGTCCAAAATATGGGACCTCAAGAAGGAGAAGCTGCTGGGGGTGAAGGGGGTGCAGCGGGGCGCCGCCCCCCTACTATTATGCTTGATCTCCAGGTGCGTCGTGTGCGTCCCGGCGAATATCGCCAAAGAGACAGCATTGCTAGCCGCACCCGCTCGCGATCCCAGAActcaaacaacacatttctttatgAGAGTGAGCGTGGTGGATTTCGTAGGACTTTCTCACGCTCTGAACGTGCTGGTGTGAGGACCTACGTCAGCACAATACGAATCCCTATACGAAGAATCTCTGATGCAGGTTTGGGAGAGGCAACCTCAATGGCTCTTCAATCTATGATTAGACAGATCATGACTGGTTTTGGTGAACTTGGCTACCTCATGGATTCAGACTCTGATTCTTCAGATTCAAACCGTGGTGCCAACACACCTGCGGATCTGGCTGAAGCCCTCAACAACCCAGATGCTGCtactcctcctgctgctgcttctgctcctGTTGCCGATGTTGTTGAACCACCTCTGGCTGCAGGAGTTAGAGCAAGGACAGCAGAGGCTGATATTGACGAGGGCCTTGCTACTGCTCCACCTGCTTCAGGTGGCAGGGCTCGACCTAGACCACCTATAAGCCTAGAGGAGCCCAGCACGCTGCCCTTCCTGCGGCTTGCCCACTTCTTCCTCCTAAATGATGACGATGAGGACCAGCCCCAAGGGCTGACTAAAGAGCAGATTGACAACCTCTCAATGCGCAACTTTGGTGAGACTGATGCCTTGAAAACTTGCAGTGTCTGCATAACAGAATACGCTGAAGGTAACAAGCTACGAAAGCTGCCCTGCTCTCATGAGTACCACGTGCACTGCATTGATCGCTGGCTATCCGAAAACTCTACTTGTCCCATCTGCCGCAGGGCTGTCTTGATATCGGCCAACCGAGAGAGCGTGGTGTAG